In Panicum virgatum strain AP13 chromosome 4N, P.virgatum_v5, whole genome shotgun sequence, a single window of DNA contains:
- the LOC120671349 gene encoding lysosomal Pro-X carboxypeptidase-like, protein MAAAASSAPPLLAFLQLLLLLAAFSPATATASRSSNPKAPFPAVTPLHLQALRQQRARAGSSAAKHVAADGASASDGTAAKPFTAHYFPQELDHFTFTPNASMLFHQRYLVNDTFWRRPTGGKGAAGPLFVYTGNEGDIEWFATNTGFMFDIAPKFGALLVFIEHRFYGESKPFGNDSYNSAKTLGYLTSTQALADFAILIRSLKHNLSAEDAPVVVFGGSYGGMLASWFRLKYPHVAIGALASSAPILQFDYITPWSSFYDAVSQDYKSESLNCFSVIKATWDVLDERGANDKGLLELSKLFKACKTVKYSYSIRNWLWTAFTYTAMVDYPTPANFLENLPAYPVKEMCKIIDGYPANTDILEKAFAAASLYYNYTGNLTCNPIEDEDDPHGLGGWQWQACTEMIMPMTISNESMFPPSNFSYDDRSDECLQSWGVRPRPHWITTEYGGYKIDKVLKRFGSNIIFSNGMRDPWSRGGVLKNISSSIIALVTEKGAHHLDLRSATKGDPDWVIEQRRQEVEIIQGWIDQYHQDMAEI, encoded by the exons ATGGCGGCAGCTGCCTCGTCAGCCCCTCCACTTCTCGCCTTCTTGCAGCTCCTGCTGCTCCTCGCGGCCTTCTCACCGGCCACAGCCACAGCATCGCGCTCCTCCAACCCCAAAGCGCCGTTCCCGGCCGTCACTCCTCTGCACCTGCAGGCTCTCCGGCAGCAGCGGGCGCGGGCCGGCTCGTCCGCTGCCAAGCACGTCGCCGCCGATGGCGCCAGCGCCAGCGACGGCACGGCAGCGAAGCCGTTCACGGCGCACTACTTCCCGCAGGAGCTGGACCACTTCACCTTCACGCCCAACGCGTCCATGCTCTTCCACCAGAGGTACCTCGTCAACGACACCTTCTGGCGGAGGCCCACCGGCGGCAAAGGCGCCGCCGGGCCGCTGTTCGTGTACACCGGCAACGAGGGCGACATCGAGTGGTTCGCCACCAACACCGGGTTCATGTTCGACATCGCGCCCAAGTTCGGCGCCCTCCTCGTCTTCATCGAG CATCGGTTCTACGGGGAGTCGAAGCCGTTCGGCAACGACTCGTACAATTCTGCCAAGACGCTGGGCTACCTGACGTCAACGCAGGCGCTCGCCGACTTCGCCATCCTCATTAGAAGCCTGAAGCACAACCTCTCCGCCGAGGACGCCCCGGTCGTCGTCTTCGGCGGCTCCTACGGCGGCA TGTTGGCTTCATGGTTCAGGCTCAAGTACCCCCACGTCGCCATTGGGGCTCTGGCATCCTCGGCGCCAATCCTGCAGTTCGACTACATAACACCGTGGAGCAGCTTCTACGATGCCGTCTCGCAAGACTACAAG TCTGAGAGTTTGAACTGCTTCAGCGTCATCAAGGCAACTTGGGATGTGCTGGATGAGAGAGGGGCCAATGACAAAGGGCTCCTGGAGCTCAGTAAACTATTCAAAGCCTGCAA GACTGTGAAGTATTCTTATTCGATCCGAAACTGGCTGTGGACAGCATTCACCTACACTGCCATGGTGGACTATCCAACCCCGGCCAATTTCCTAGAGAATCTACCTGCCTACCCCGTCAAGGAG ATGTGCAAGATCATCGATGGGTACCCCGCGAACACAGACATTCTGGAAAAGGCATTCGCAGCGGCCAGTTTGTACTACAACTACACAGGAAACCTGACTTGCAATCCGATAGAGGATGAAGACGATCCACATGGCCTTGGTGGCTGGCAATGGCAG GCTTGCACCGAGATGATCATGCCAATGACAATCTCCAATGAAAGCATGTTCCCACCATCCAATTTCAGTTATGATGACAGGTCAGATGAATGCCTTCAGAGCTGGGGGGTTCGGCCGAGGCCGCATTGGATCACCACCGAATATGGTGGATAT aaaattgataaggtgctcaagagatttgggAGCAACATTATTTTCTCCAATGGAATGCGAGATCCATGGAGTCGAGGCGG ggtgctcaagaacatctcATCCAGCATTATTGCCCTTGTCACAGAGAAAG GGGCTCATCATTTGGACTTAAGATCGGCAACGAAGGGTGATCCTGACTGGGTTATAGAACAAAGGAGACAAGAAGTTGAGATCATACAGGGATGGATAGATCAGTACCATCAGGACATGGCTGAAATATAA